The Lycium barbarum isolate Lr01 chromosome 10, ASM1917538v2, whole genome shotgun sequence genome includes a region encoding these proteins:
- the LOC132614702 gene encoding uncharacterized protein LOC132614702: protein MVIRRNSAGTSLSSRWKWIVNATTIKSFPGSKLTLPWKDFCYKLLKLQPIPKIMVICWQKPEQGVYKLNTDGSYDKNNGNAGLGGALRALRDVKGQLMMAFSVNYQYTSHNMEEAKTAWYGGTWCKQHGYNNLVIELDSMVITDMLRNKNAGSFKLNKIIEDTSEVLSNVKFTHCFRKANQPADWLAKKAMNSHDNNIYLSEKELPNGAKGPYI, encoded by the coding sequence ATGGTAATCAGAAGAAATTCAGCTGGTACAAGCTTGAGCAGCAGGTGGAAATGGATAGTCAATGCAACAACAATCAAGTCCTTCCCCGGATCCAAGCTAACTCTACCATGGAAAGACTTTTGCTACAAGTTACTGAAGCTACAACCAATACCAAAGATCATGGTGATCTGTTGGCAAAAACCAGAGCAAGGAGTATACAAACTGAATACTGATGGAAGTTACGACAAAAATAATGGGAATGCTGGACTAGGAGGAGCTCTCAGAGCTCTTAGAGATGTAAAGGGACAACTGATGATGGCATTTTCAGTAAATTATCAGTACACCAGTCACAACATGGAAGAGGCTAAAACAGCCTGGTATGGAGGGACCTGGTGCAAACAACATGGCTACAACAATCTTGTGATAGAGCTAGATTCTATGGTGATCACAGACATGCTCAGAAACAAGAATGCTGGGAGTTTCAAGCTCAACAAGATAATAGAAGATACTAGTGAAGTGCTTTCAAATGTCAAGTTTACTCATTGCTTTAGGAAGGCTAATCAACCTGCAGATTGGCTAGCAAAAAAGGCAATGAATTCTCATGACAACAACATTTACTTATCAGAAAAAGAGCTACCAAATGGTGCAAAAGGACCTTACATCTAG
- the LOC132614651 gene encoding 1-aminocyclopropane-1-carboxylate oxidase homolog 1-like, with protein MVDYDRAKELKAFDDTKAGVKGLVDAGIVHIPEFFITPAAKDEFSAKNLDSCSDINIQIPVIDLTDINEDDFQRRKIVEKIGEACETWGFFQVVNHGVPQHVMDEMIQAVRSFNEQPNEIKMEFYSRDNLKKVKFNSNFDLYQSKAANWRDTLACVMAPNLPSSDELPEACREELLQYSEHIRRLGHTIFELLAEALGLKPNHLLDMECAKGHFILSHYYPPCPEPSKTLGITKHTDPDFFTILLQDQIGGLQIYHQNQWIDIHPVTGALVVNLGDLLQLLSNDKFKSAEHRVLSKHIGPRISVACFFTTQFQPFDNLYAPIKELLSDENPPLYKETTVRDYVSYYNSNGLGARPPLLHLRL; from the exons ATGGTTGACTATGATAGAGCAAAAGAGCTCAAGGCCTTCGATGACACAAAGGCCGGTGTAAAAGGATTAGTCGATGCAGGGATAGTTCATATCCCTGAGTTCTTCATTACACCGGCCGCAAAAGATGAGTTCAGTGCTAAGAATCTTGATTCATGCTCAGACATAAACATTCAAATCCCAGTTATAGATCTTACGGACATAAATGAAGATGATTTTCAACGTaggaaaattgttgaaaaaattggAGAAGCGTGTGAGACTTGGGGATTTTTTCAAGTTGTCAACCATGGTGTGCCACAACATGTTATGGATGAGATGATTCAAGCAGTTCGAAGTTTCAATGAACAACCAAATGAGATAAAGATGGAGTTTTACTCGAGGGATAATTTGAAGAAGGTGAAGTTTAATAGTAACTTTGATCTTTATCAGTCTAAGGCTGCAAATTGGAGGGATACACTAGCTTGTGTCATGGCTCCTAATCTTCCAAGTAGTGATGAATTACCAGAAGCATGCAG GGAGGAATTACTTCAATATTCTGAGCATATTAGAAGGTTGGGCCATACAATATTTGAGTTACTGGCAGAGGCacttgggctaaagcccaatcaCTTGTTGGACATGGAGTGTGCAAAAGGCCATTTCATTCTGAGTCATTATTATCCACCTTGTCCTGAGCCAAGCAAGACTCTTGGAATTACAAAGCATACGGACCCAGATTTCTTCACTATTCTTCTACAAGACCAAATTGGTGGGCTTCAAATTTATCACCAAAATCAATGGATTGATATTCATCCAGTGACTGGAGCCCTAGTTGTCAATCTTGGTGACCTTTTGCAG CTTCTCTCAAATGACAAGTTCAAAAGTGCTGAGCATAGAGTACTGTCAAAACATATTGGGCCAAGGATTTCAGTTGCATGCTTTTTCACAACTCAATTTCAGCCATTTGATAATCTTTATGCCCCAATAAAGGAATTATTATCAGATGAAAATCCTCCTTTGTACAAAGAAACCACAGTGAGAGATTATGTTTCCTATTACAACTCCAATGGACTTGGAGCTCGCCCTCCACTTCTCCATTTAAGACTCTAG